The Spirochaeta cellobiosiphila DSM 17781 genome contains the following window.
CTTTAAAGAAGCTCGGATGTCACTTGTTCAGTTGTATATGAGTCGATTGAAATATGAAGAAGCTCGTAATGAATTAAAAGAATTATTAATGCAACTTCCTGATGATGAAAGTGTTAAGAAGTTGCAAGAGAAACTACGTGTTGTATCCGAAGATAGATATGAATGTGACTGTTGTCACAGAGAATGGTGGGTTCCTAAAAACTTGCCAGAAGAAAAACCCTTACGTTTAAGAGGGGAGTTGCCTGATCATGTACCAGCTGGAGAATGTCCGGAGTGTAAGGCTATTTATTGTATTGGATGCATAAAAGACCATTTGGTTGAGGGGCGGCCTTACTGTTTAAAATGTAATGTACCTTTAAAATTAGGGAGATCTGCCTTACGATATTTGATTCGTACAGGAATAGAGAACGAACCTTGATAAAAGGGTCTATCTTAAGTAGTATGAAGGATCTTTAGGAGTATCAATGTTAAAGAGAATAATATTATTAATACTGATGATTCAGTCCTATTTTGTTTTTGGACAAGATATCGTTACAGCTTCAGACTTTTTTAAGAAGATTTCTGAACGTTATGGGACTGTTCAGGATTATCAAGCCCAGTTAAATATTGTACGTAATGGTGTGAAGATGTCAGGTACAGTTTCTTATAAGACTCCTGATAAGCTAAGAATTGACTTTACAGAGCCTCGAAACCAGGTTTTGGTAAGTACAGGTGAGAATCTTATTATATATATTCCCAAATATAGTGTTATAATGAGGCAGGCATTAAGAAAAAAAAGTAGTGCGGAGATAGCTTCTCTGGCAAGCAAACAAGGCTTAGATCTTCTGAGAAGGGCCTATAGTGTAGCCTATCTAAGAGGACCTTCCCCAGTGGCCTTGGATGATAAGAATCCAGAAAAGGTTGTGTGGTTGAAGATGACCTGGCGAACTGCTGATGAAACCTTTAGAGAGCTTAAGATAGCCGTTGGTCAAAACAATCTTATTAGACGTATAGAAGGAACAACAGTGGGATATGAAAATCTGGTTTTTGATTTTAAAGATATCAAAACGAATCAGGGTATTCCCAATTCAAAATTCGAATATGACTCAGATGGAACAGCAAATGAAATTAATAACTTTTTATTTTCCCCGGAAGAATAGATAATGGAATCATTAGGAAACAGACTTAAAGAAGCGCGTGAAAGTAAAGATATATCGATCGAGCAGGTCGCTCGAGAAACAAATATATCCCGACAGTACATAGAAGCATTAGAAAATGAAGATTATGAAAAATTTCCCGGAGAAGCGTACCTATTGGGTTTCTTACGGAACTATGCAGACTATCTTGGTTTAAATGCCAATGAACAAATACATCTCTATAAGAATGCACAAATTCAAGAGCAACCTGTTCCTATGGAAGCTTTGATTCCAAAGCAAAAGAAGATATGGCCTATTATTTTAGGTGCCGTCTGTGCTGTTGCTGTCTTGGGATTCGGTGGGTATGTTCTTTTTTTTACAGATAGTACAGCCCCCTCTAACTGGCAGAACACTAAGGCGGCTCCCATTGAATTGGTAAGCAAGCCTGAAGTGGCAAAAGACGTGACTGGTGACGGGACTGAGTTTGCCTATGAAGATAATTTTGAGAAACGTTTATCCAAAGGGGACTATGTTCTCTTTGATGATAAATCTACTCTTGTTGTAAAGGATGTTGGGACTACTATCCAGATGGCTTATAATAACAAGGAACTGGATTTGATGCTTGGTCAATCTGTTCTTTTATCTGATTCGGATTTATCCGTATTGATAAAGGATATTGATACTTCCCCAGGAAAGCAGACCGTTCTTCTTTCTATCCAAAATGGTAGTGATAGCCCTGTGGTTGGTGTGGATGAGAGTTCCGTAACAGAAGCCTCTCAAGTGGTGGAGACAGGATCAACTCAGGCCCGAAGTAGAAAGGGACGTGTTGTTAATTTATATTCTTCTCCTTCTATTCAATCCTTTAGTGTTGAGATTGTATTTAGAGATTTTTGTAATTTGAGATATCTAGTAGATGGTAAAGATAGAACGGAGCGTTATTTCCAAAAAGGGGAGAGACTTCGTTTGGATGCCTATCGCTATATAATGATTTGGGCTTCAAATGGTGGAGCCATGATGGCCAAAACCAAGGGAATAGACGTTCCTTTTGGACATAATGGTGAAGTTGTTACAAAACAGCTTCAGTGGTCAGATGAAACAAGCGAAGGAAATTATAATCTTGAACTCGTCCCTGTCTATTAAGAAGTACTCTATCGAAAGTCTTGGTTGTGCTAAGAACCAGGTTGATGCAGAAACAATGATTGCTTCTCTTCCGGGAGAAGCTTGGGAATATACTACAAACCATGAAGAATCAGATCTCATATTGGTTAATACTTGCGGTTTTATTACAAGCGCCAAAGAAGAATCTATTGATACTTTTTTAAGCCTTCGTGAGGAATACCCTGATACTAAGATAATGATTACTGGTTGTTTAGCGGAAAGATATAAAGATGAATTGAAGGACTCTCTTCCAGAAGTTGATGGTGTCTTCGGTAACAAAGCTCCCAGTCTTATCAGTGAAGTAGTGGACTCTGTTATGTCAGGGGACAAACCTGTCATTATTCCGACAGAGGAAGTGGCCCCTCCTCAACGTGACTTCTTTCTGAACTTTGATAAAGCTGTCTATGTTAAGGTTAGTGAAGGTTGTAATCATAGATGTTCCTTCTGTGCTATTCCCTTGATTCGTGGAAGTCTAAAGAGTCGTACCCTGGATAGTGTCTTAACAGAAATACAGGCTCTCCTAGAAAAGGGTGTCTCTGAAATCAATTTAATAGCACAAGATCTTGCGTCTTTTGGTGTTGATCTTGTGGGGCATAGTCTTCTTCCTGATTTATTAAAAGAAATATCAAAATGGGAAGGTCAATTCTGGATTCGCATGTTATATATACATCCAGATACTTTTATTGATGAACTATTAAGCATTTGTCAAAATGACGAGAGAATCCTTCCTTATTTTGATTTACCATTTCAGCACTGCGCTGTTCCCGTCTTGCGGGCTATGGGACGAAGAGGCGATTCTGAGTCTTATCTGGCCTTGATTAATAAGATTAGAACAGCTTTGCCTCACGGAGTGATAAGGTCTACCTTCTTAGTGGGATTTCCCAAGGAAGATGATAAATCTTTTGAGCAGCTGCTTGAGTTTCAGCAGAAGGCTCAGATCGATTGGTTAGGGGTCTTTCCCTACTCACGTGAAGAAGGTACTGCGGCTTATCGTATGCAGAATAACATGACACATAAGTTTATGACGCGAAGAGCTGAAAAAAGAAAAGCTCAACTGGAAAATGCTCAAATAGAGATCACAGTTGAACGTGTAAAACGCTTTATTGGAACTGAAATGAATATCATCATCGAAGAAGAAGTTCCAGAAGAAGGTCTATACTTAGGTAGAGGTCCTATTCATGCTCCCGAAGTCGATGGTTTAGTGGTTGTTCACGGTAAGGATTTGGCAATAGGTCAGTTCTACAGATGTTCCATTATTAAGAGTAATGGTCTTGATTTAGAGGCAAAACTTATTTGAATGAACTACCTTCCTACTTAGATGGTTTGAATCCTCAACAGTTAGATGCTGTGTTACATGGTAGTGATCCACTTTTGATATTAGCTGGTGCAGGATCAGGTAAGACGCGTGTGATTACCATGAGAGTCGCTTATTTGGTTAATGAAATGAAGGTTGATCCTTCTTCCATCCTAGCTGTTACCTTTACAAATAAAGCCTCAAGAGAAATGCAGGAAAGAATTTCCCATCTCGTCGGGGAAGAATCAAAGGTTATGATTAGAACCTTTCACAGCTTTTGTGCTTGGTTTCTGAGACGTAATAGCCATCATATTGGAGTTTCTTCCTATTTTGTTATCTATGATGACGATGATGTTATTTCCTTATTAAAAACTTTGTACCCTGCTTTGCCTAAAAGTGAACATCGGCAACTCGCCCGATGGATTTCCAGAGCTAAAGATGATGGTCTTACTCCCGGGGATGATTTGTCTGCAATAAGTTATGATCCGGATTTTCCTAATATATATAAAACCTATCAGGACAAGCTGGATTCCATTGGTAACCTTGATTTCGGTGATCTCATACTAAAGACTGTTTTACTTTTGCGGAATAATGATGCTGTCAGAACACGAGTTCAACAGCGTTTCTCCACAATATTGGTTGATGAGTACCAAGATTCAAACGGGGCCCAATACCAACTTCTTCATGCTTTGACTGGCAAAGATACTAGTTTGTGTGTTGTCGGTGACGATGATCAGAGTATTTATAGGTTTCGAGGGGCAGAGGTTAAAAATATTTTAACCTTCCCTAATGAGTTTGATAATACAAAGATCATAAGGTTAGAACAGAACTACCGTTCTTCTGAGACTATTTTAAATGTGGCTTCCAGCGTGGTTGCTCATAATCAAGGTCGATTGGGGAAGACTCTCTGGACTGAAAATGGTGTTGGTGAAAAGTGCTCTCTACACTATCTGGATAGTCATGATGAAGAAGCTCAGCTTGTGTGCTCTATCGTTGATGCTGATGGCCAGTGGGGTAATACGGCGGTATTATATAGAACTAATGCCCAGTCGAGATCCTTTGAATCTGCCTTGACTCGTATGGGAATCCCTTATCGAATTATTGGAAGTTTGCGTTTCTATGATAGAGAGGAAATCAAGGACACTATAGCTTTCCTTTCATTATTGGCTAATCCTAGAGATGAGGTGGCATTTCAGCGCATTATCAATAAGCCAACAAGAGGTCTAGGTCCAGCAAGTGTTGCTAAGATTATAGATGCCGCTTATCGTTATGAAGGTGATCTGATTGAAGCTTCCTCTTTTGCTCTAGGTATCCTTAAAGGGAAAGCTGTCAAAGGATTGGAGGCCTTCCTTCGTTTATATAAACAATGGGTCGAAGATATGGAGCTGTTACCTCTCTCTGACTTAATCATGAAGATCATAGAACAGTCTGGACTATTGGATTATCATAAAAATCAAGATGAGATAACTGGCTCGGGCAAGGAAGAAAACCTTAAAGAATTGGTTAATGCTTCTGCCGTGTATGATAATGGACAAGAAGGATTGGCTTTATTTTTAGAACATATTGAACTGGATAGAGTTGATGAGTCAGAGGAAGATAACATAGATCGTCTCACTTTAATCACCATGCATAATACCAAAGGTTTGGAGTTTGATCGGGTTATCATTACTGGTATGGAACAAGGGCTCTTTCCTCGAGATGAGGATGATCCTGAAGAGATGGAAGAAGAGAGGAGACTTTTTTATGTAGCCATAACAAGGGCACGGAAAAAGCTCATCCTGACGACATGTAAGAATCGGATGCTTCATGGTAAGTTCCGGCCCTCTCTCCCCAGTCCCTTTCTAGATGAGATTCCTTCTGAATATATTGAAGTTTATGGGGAATCTACAGCTTCTGCTGGTAAGTTTCAGACTGGTTCTACTATTTATC
Protein-coding sequences here:
- a CDS encoding ATP-dependent helicase, whose product is MNELPSYLDGLNPQQLDAVLHGSDPLLILAGAGSGKTRVITMRVAYLVNEMKVDPSSILAVTFTNKASREMQERISHLVGEESKVMIRTFHSFCAWFLRRNSHHIGVSSYFVIYDDDDVISLLKTLYPALPKSEHRQLARWISRAKDDGLTPGDDLSAISYDPDFPNIYKTYQDKLDSIGNLDFGDLILKTVLLLRNNDAVRTRVQQRFSTILVDEYQDSNGAQYQLLHALTGKDTSLCVVGDDDQSIYRFRGAEVKNILTFPNEFDNTKIIRLEQNYRSSETILNVASSVVAHNQGRLGKTLWTENGVGEKCSLHYLDSHDEEAQLVCSIVDADGQWGNTAVLYRTNAQSRSFESALTRMGIPYRIIGSLRFYDREEIKDTIAFLSLLANPRDEVAFQRIINKPTRGLGPASVAKIIDAAYRYEGDLIEASSFALGILKGKAVKGLEAFLRLYKQWVEDMELLPLSDLIMKIIEQSGLLDYHKNQDEITGSGKEENLKELVNASAVYDNGQEGLALFLEHIELDRVDESEEDNIDRLTLITMHNTKGLEFDRVIITGMEQGLFPRDEDDPEEMEEERRLFYVAITRARKKLILTTCKNRMLHGKFRPSLPSPFLDEIPSEYIEVYGESTASAGKFQTGSTIYHDDYGVGMVIKRQGNGKDTVLVIRFESGKVAQFIEEFAPIEQIGSWDY
- a CDS encoding helix-turn-helix domain-containing protein translates to MESLGNRLKEARESKDISIEQVARETNISRQYIEALENEDYEKFPGEAYLLGFLRNYADYLGLNANEQIHLYKNAQIQEQPVPMEALIPKQKKIWPIILGAVCAVAVLGFGGYVLFFTDSTAPSNWQNTKAAPIELVSKPEVAKDVTGDGTEFAYEDNFEKRLSKGDYVLFDDKSTLVVKDVGTTIQMAYNNKELDLMLGQSVLLSDSDLSVLIKDIDTSPGKQTVLLSIQNGSDSPVVGVDESSVTEASQVVETGSTQARSRKGRVVNLYSSPSIQSFSVEIVFRDFCNLRYLVDGKDRTERYFQKGERLRLDAYRYIMIWASNGGAMMAKTKGIDVPFGHNGEVVTKQLQWSDETSEGNYNLELVPVY
- a CDS encoding LolA family protein: MLKRIILLILMIQSYFVFGQDIVTASDFFKKISERYGTVQDYQAQLNIVRNGVKMSGTVSYKTPDKLRIDFTEPRNQVLVSTGENLIIYIPKYSVIMRQALRKKSSAEIASLASKQGLDLLRRAYSVAYLRGPSPVALDDKNPEKVVWLKMTWRTADETFRELKIAVGQNNLIRRIEGTTVGYENLVFDFKDIKTNQGIPNSKFEYDSDGTANEINNFLFSPEE
- the rimO gene encoding 30S ribosomal protein S12 methylthiotransferase RimO is translated as MKQAKEIIILNSSLSIKKYSIESLGCAKNQVDAETMIASLPGEAWEYTTNHEESDLILVNTCGFITSAKEESIDTFLSLREEYPDTKIMITGCLAERYKDELKDSLPEVDGVFGNKAPSLISEVVDSVMSGDKPVIIPTEEVAPPQRDFFLNFDKAVYVKVSEGCNHRCSFCAIPLIRGSLKSRTLDSVLTEIQALLEKGVSEINLIAQDLASFGVDLVGHSLLPDLLKEISKWEGQFWIRMLYIHPDTFIDELLSICQNDERILPYFDLPFQHCAVPVLRAMGRRGDSESYLALINKIRTALPHGVIRSTFLVGFPKEDDKSFEQLLEFQQKAQIDWLGVFPYSREEGTAAYRMQNNMTHKFMTRRAEKRKAQLENAQIEITVERVKRFIGTEMNIIIEEEVPEEGLYLGRGPIHAPEVDGLVVVHGKDLAIGQFYRCSIIKSNGLDLEAKLI